Within the Thermostichus lividus PCC 6715 genome, the region AGCACCACAGGAGATAGGCAACCCATACCTTCAAGAAGTGAGGCTGGGGTACCCCTTGACTTGATTGCGGTGTGTTTTGGTAGTGCAGTGTTTGCGGCATTTTTACGTCACTGATGCATCCATAAACTATCTTAACGACTTAGCTAAATCGGCGGGAAGTTCCGCACTGTATGTGTGAATTGTGTTTACTCAACGAAGATGAGTGTCGGGGGTAGGTGACACCGGACATCCCCATCCTCAGAACAGAAGCCGGATCAACGGCTGCGCTCCATTTCAAGACGATAGCGATTTTTCTTTGTAGTTTGAATCTCTTGGATCACGAGTTTGCCTTTACCTCGAATGGTGATGAGGTCGTTCACTTTGACGGCATACCGGGGGTGCTGCACAACGTGCCAGTTGACGCGCACCATACCACTGCTAATCCATTCACTTATTTTGCTGCGGGAGAGGCCAAATCCAGCTGAGGCAACGACATCGAGGCGCAGAGAGGCTTCGACGGTGGTGAGATGCTTGGTTTGCGGCGGCGCAATGGCCAATTGATCCCAAGGACAGGGGGCAACGGTTACAGCTGCCTCTAGGGCTGACTTAAAATCGATATAGGTGGCGGGGTCAAACAGAAAGTTACCGCTAATGCGCACCAAGGCTAGGGGAGGACGTTGATCGTCTAGGGATAGCTCCGCAGGGGCGATCGCCATTGCTGAATAACTTCCCACTCTGTTACACGACTAATGAGGGGCAGGGTTGCCGTAAAAGTTTGACGAACCGGTGGGGGCATCAGCACGGAATCAGAACCCACAGGTGGAACGATTTCCTCTTGGGCAACACAGGTAGGTGGCGATGATTCCTCTTGCGTAAGCAGTTCCTCATACAGCTTACAGGTTGTCGGACTGGGATTGACCCCCAGTTCTGCTTGCAAGGTCATCATGGACTGGTGATACACCCGTAGCACACCTTTAGTTGTGTTTAGTTGTGCGCTGGAACTGCCAACAACAGAAACCGCCTAGCGTTGCTGAATAGACGTATGACTTTCGGGTTTGAGTCTTTTGCCGCCCTCACCCTAGCCCTCTCCCAAAGGAGAGGGAACAAGACTCTTAGCTTCCTTTTCCCTGGGGAGAAGGGTTGGGGATGAGGGAATTCATAGCTACATTCAGCAGCACCCTTCCGATTATGCTGGCCTACAACCTCTATAACTATTTGGTATTCCGTGGCTAGGTGGTTGCCTAGAGGCCTCTCCCAATTTGGTAAGCTAGGGAATGCCCTTTAAGATCCACCGATGCTATGGCCACCTCCACTAGCTTTGATCTCGATGCCCTCAATCAACAGTTCGAGGGCGCACACCCCCGTGACATTCTGGCTTGGGCTGTGGCGGCCATTCCCCAGGGATTGGTACAAACCAGTGCGTTTAATGTCGATGATGTCATGATCACAGACTTGCTGTACCGCGAGTTGCAGCCTACCCCCGCCGTGCCTGTGCTCTTTTTAGATACGCTCCACCACTTTCCGGAAACCCTTGAGTTTGTCCAAAAAGCTAAGGACACCTACCAGCTTGACCTGCATACCTACAAAATTCGCGAGGTGGATAGTCGAGCAGCCTTTGCTGAGCGCTATGGCGATCGCCTGTGGGAAACCAATGTAGAGCAATTCCATTACCTAACAAAAATTGAACCTTTGCAGCGGGGCCTAGCTGAACTGAACACCGTTGCTTGGATTACCGGGCGGCGCCGCGATCAGGCCGTGACCCGGGCTGACATGCCCTACGTGGAACGGGATAAAGACGGTCGCCTCAAAATCAATCCATTGGCTGCTTGGACACGCAAGCAAACTTGGGCTTACGTGGCAGAGCACCATGTCATCTACAATCCTCTGCATGATCGTGGCTATGCCAGTATTGGCGATGAACCCTTAACCACACCGGTAGGGGAAGGGGAAGACGAGCGCGCTGGCCGCTGGCGCGGCATGGGCAAAACGGAGTGTGGTATTCACATCTAGCCCTATGTACTTTCAGGATATTATTGCTACCCTGCATCAATTTTGGGCAGCTCAGGGATGCCTGATTGTGCAGCCCTACGATGTGGAAAAAGGGGCGGGCACCAAAAGCCCCCACACATTTCTGCGCGCCCTTGGCCCTGAGCCGTGGTCGGTGGCTTACGTTGAACCCTGCCGACGACCGGCAGATGGTCGCTATGGCCAAAATCCTAACCGCTATCAATACTACTATCAGTACCAAGTGCTGATTAAACCTTCTCCCGATCGCATCCAAGAGATCTATTTAGACTCCCTGCGCGCCCTTGGTATTCGCCCGGAAGATCACGATATTCGCTTTGTGGAAGACAACTGGGAAGATGCGGCAGTTGGCGCGTGGGGGGTGGGCTGGGAGGTGTGGCTAGACGGCATGGAAGTGACCCAGTTTACCTATTTTCAGCAGTGTGGCGGCCTCGATTGTCGGCCGGTTTCCATTGAAATTACCTACGGGCTGGAACGGTTGACAATGTACCTGCAGGAGGTGGATGCGATCGCCGACATTCGCTGGAATGAAACCCTTACCTATGGTGATGTTCATCTCCAGGGGGAAATTGAACAGTCCACCTATAACTTTGAAGCGGCGGATCCGGAACGCCTATTTGCGCTATTTAGTCTTTACCAGCAGGAGGCAGAGCAATTACTGGACAAGCAGTTGGTGCTACCGAGCCTAGACTACGTGCTGAAGTGTTCCCATACCTTTAACCTCTTAGATGCTCGGGGGGTGATTTCGGTGGCGGAACGCACCCGCTATATTGGCCGTATTCGTAGTTTGGCGCGACGGGTTGCCCAAGCCTATGTTCAACAACGGGAGGCCTTAGGATTTCCACTGCTCAGACAGGCTGCCGCCGCTTAACCTGCTCAGGAGAGACTCCCATGGGTCAATCGTTGCTGCGCTGGCACCCCCTAGGGCTGTGTGCCTGTTTAGTTGTGCTTTTACCGGCTTTGGCGGCGGATGTACCCCGCTTTTTGAGTCCGCGCCAGTTTTGGGGACAGTTAGTGTATCGAGTCACCCCCGTCAAACCTGAGAAAGTGGTGGCGCTCACCTTTGATGATGGTCCGTGGGGCGACTCCACCCGCAAGCTGCTCAGCATTCTCAAAGAGCATAATGTCAAAGCCACGTTTTTTGTGGTGGGTAAGCATTTACTGATGTATCCTGATCTGACTGCGGAGATTGTCAAGGCGGGGCATGCGGTGGGCAACCACAGTTGGAGCCACGCCTACACCCCTATTGCTCCAGAGGTGGCAAAACAGGAAATTGAAAATACCTCTGCCCTAATTGCTAAACAAAGTACCGCCCAAACCCGTTTATTTCGCCCTCCGGGGGGGCATCTGGAAACGGGGTTAGTGGCCTATGCCAAATCCAAGAACTATGCCATCATCATGTGGTCAGTGGATACCCACGATACTAAGCCGAATACAACCGCCGCACAGATTGTTGAGCGCACCCTAAACGACGTGAAACCCGGTGCCATTATTTTGCTCCATGATGGCGGGGGCGATCGCGCCGTTACCCGTGCAGCTCTCCCCACCCTGATTCGCCGCCTCAAAGCGCAGGGCTATCGCTTTGTCACGGTGCCGGAACTGCTGGAATTAGCTGTTAAAGCGCCGCCACCTCCCCCTCAACCGACAGTCCCACCGGAGTTCAGCCCCCCATTGCCCCAAAAGCCACCCCCAGATCCGGCGGTTAGTGAAAATCCACCGACCCAGACCCCGCCTGTTACCCCCTAGGGAGAGGATTGCTTGATACTCCCCATGCCTAAAGGCAGGGAATTCTTGAGCGAGTCCACAAAGAAACCCTCAAAGGCGTTATCCATGCACCCCTACCAACTCCCCTAAGACATACTCCCAAGGTTGTTGCTACTTTTCTGAGGATGTTAGCCGCTCCATTACAGTCGGCATTGATATACAGGTTTTGACCAGTCCTATACAACCCTCTCTTAACTCTTTTGCCTGATGCACTCCACGTTTGCCGACATGACGACACTACATTCCCACGGAGGAACGGCAAACCACCCTCGATTGTTAGCCCCGGGTGCAGGCTTGGCCAAAGGTGCGGCGCGGCATGGGATGTCGAAAGTGAAATAGAAAGGCATTTTGACGCAGATCCCGTGGCTCGGGGGTACGCTCCCAAAGGGTTTCATAAAAGAAAAAGGAAACGCCAAAGCCTGACTGTTGAGCTGCCTCCACCTTCGCATCTACCAGTTGAATGGGGACGGGGTTCGTGCGCAACCCCGTAAGCACGCCCACCGCCGTGGGAATTTTCGCCTGTGCTTGGAGCAGTTCCGGTTGAGCCAGTTGCTGGACAAAGCTCGGGAGATTGTAACGATAGACTTGTACTACTACTTCATCGGGAATCCCTTGAGCAACCCACTGCGGCCAGTCCTGTAGAAAACTCTGGTAAGCCGTAGGCAAGGTGGTGGGCGATACTGAGAAAATGGCATAGGGAAACTCCTGCTTCACTCGCTGGCGCAGGCTTTTGACAAAGGCGGTGAGTTTATCGGCACGCCAGCGCATCCATGCCTCATCGCGGGGGTTTGCTGGGACTGGTTTTTTAGTTTCCTGTTCGTAGAGACGGCGGGTGTAGGCATCATAGCCGAATTCCGTCGGCAGACTCAGGTGATCGTCAAACTGAATACCATCCACAGGGTACTGACGCAACACTTCTAGGACAATATTGGTGAGAAATGACTGCACTTCAGGATGTAGCGGGTTGAGCCAAGCCACCTCCCCTGCAGCAGTGAGGCGGGTGGTCTCGCCATTGACCCCTTGGGTCAGCCAATCGGGGTGGGCGATCGCCAGCTCTGAGGTTTCCGGCACCATGAAGCCAAATTCAAACCACGGAATCACTAAGAGATTGCGGCAATGGGCTTGTTCTGTGAGTTCCCGAAGAATGTCGTAGCCCTGTACCCCTTGCAGCACAAAGGGTTGAATCCCTAAATGAGTGGCCGTTGCGCTTGGAAAGCTGACATAGCCGGAATTCCAAACCACTGGATAGAGGGTATTAAAATTCAGGCGTTGCAAATCGTTGAGCGCCGCTTCGAGACGGGGGCGATCGCGCAACATGGGCATATCGTTGGCGGTTAACCACACGCCACGAATTGGTGCCATGCCCTGAGCCTGTAGGGGGAGGAGCCTCCAGCACAGACCAAGGCAAAGCAGACAGAGGAACAGCCAAAGCCGATAGCGACGACGCACCATAGGGTTACAGCGCAAGGGGGCGTAGCTGCCCTGCCTCCAGTGCCATGATTTGGGTGCAAACGCTCTGCAAGAAGGGGACATCGTGACTGATAATCATTCCTGGTGTCTCATTCTGCTGCAAAAAGGCTGTTAGGGCTTGACAACTCCGACGATCTAAAAAGGCGGTGGGTTCATCGTACAAGATGACGTGGGGGCGCATGGCCAATATACCGGCGATCGCTACCATCCGTTTTTCGCCACCCGAGAGTTGATGGGGCACGCGCTGCGCTAAATGAGTGGTCTGGGTAGCCGCTAATGCCTCTGCAA harbors:
- a CDS encoding S4 domain-containing protein → MAIAPAELSLDDQRPPLALVRISGNFLFDPATYIDFKSALEAAVTVAPCPWDQLAIAPPQTKHLTTVEASLRLDVVASAGFGLSRSKISEWISSGMVRVNWHVVQHPRYAVKVNDLITIRGKGKLVIQEIQTTKKNRYRLEMERSR
- the cysH gene encoding phosphoadenosine phosphosulfate reductase translates to MATSTSFDLDALNQQFEGAHPRDILAWAVAAIPQGLVQTSAFNVDDVMITDLLYRELQPTPAVPVLFLDTLHHFPETLEFVQKAKDTYQLDLHTYKIREVDSRAAFAERYGDRLWETNVEQFHYLTKIEPLQRGLAELNTVAWITGRRRDQAVTRADMPYVERDKDGRLKINPLAAWTRKQTWAYVAEHHVIYNPLHDRGYASIGDEPLTTPVGEGEDERAGRWRGMGKTECGIHI
- the glyQ gene encoding glycine--tRNA ligase subunit alpha produces the protein MYFQDIIATLHQFWAAQGCLIVQPYDVEKGAGTKSPHTFLRALGPEPWSVAYVEPCRRPADGRYGQNPNRYQYYYQYQVLIKPSPDRIQEIYLDSLRALGIRPEDHDIRFVEDNWEDAAVGAWGVGWEVWLDGMEVTQFTYFQQCGGLDCRPVSIEITYGLERLTMYLQEVDAIADIRWNETLTYGDVHLQGEIEQSTYNFEAADPERLFALFSLYQQEAEQLLDKQLVLPSLDYVLKCSHTFNLLDARGVISVAERTRYIGRIRSLARRVAQAYVQQREALGFPLLRQAAAA
- a CDS encoding polysaccharide deacetylase family protein, which produces MGQSLLRWHPLGLCACLVVLLPALAADVPRFLSPRQFWGQLVYRVTPVKPEKVVALTFDDGPWGDSTRKLLSILKEHNVKATFFVVGKHLLMYPDLTAEIVKAGHAVGNHSWSHAYTPIAPEVAKQEIENTSALIAKQSTAQTRLFRPPGGHLETGLVAYAKSKNYAIIMWSVDTHDTKPNTTAAQIVERTLNDVKPGAIILLHDGGGDRAVTRAALPTLIRRLKAQGYRFVTVPELLELAVKAPPPPPQPTVPPEFSPPLPQKPPPDPAVSENPPTQTPPVTP
- a CDS encoding glycoside hydrolase family 10 protein, yielding MVRRRYRLWLFLCLLCLGLCWRLLPLQAQGMAPIRGVWLTANDMPMLRDRPRLEAALNDLQRLNFNTLYPVVWNSGYVSFPSATATHLGIQPFVLQGVQGYDILRELTEQAHCRNLLVIPWFEFGFMVPETSELAIAHPDWLTQGVNGETTRLTAAGEVAWLNPLHPEVQSFLTNIVLEVLRQYPVDGIQFDDHLSLPTEFGYDAYTRRLYEQETKKPVPANPRDEAWMRWRADKLTAFVKSLRQRVKQEFPYAIFSVSPTTLPTAYQSFLQDWPQWVAQGIPDEVVVQVYRYNLPSFVQQLAQPELLQAQAKIPTAVGVLTGLRTNPVPIQLVDAKVEAAQQSGFGVSFFFYETLWERTPEPRDLRQNAFLFHFRHPMPRRTFGQACTRG